One part of the Lotus japonicus ecotype B-129 chromosome 2, LjGifu_v1.2 genome encodes these proteins:
- the LOC130740832 gene encoding triacylglycerol lipase OBL1-like, with the protein MASSCNKAFADSYMILKPEEAHLFDIGRVLFSRNIGHRKFVESHDDEVKGSLRYRILIFVSVLLQKFLLHIAKPLANFGSFMELVINLLVLNGGLAMTIINLLTGHLIFPDRKSPRFLSCIGNLDARSKLEALKREDSRYYVLLAMMASKASYENAAYLKYTITNDWKMEFVGFYDCWNDYQGKATTQVLILLDKHEDRDTYVVAFRGTEPFDSDAWCTDLDISWYGIPGIGKIHGGFMKALGLQKNMGWPKEIQRDENLAPLAYYVIRDILRKGLSENPKAKFIVTGHSLGGALAILFPTIMFLHDEKLLMERLEGIYTFGQPRVGNEDYADFMRQKLKENSIRYCRFVYCNDIVPRLPYDDKDLLFKHFGVCLFFNRRYELRVLEEEPNPNYFSPWCVIPMIFNAIMEMIRSFTIAYKNGPHYREGWFLFSFRMIGLLIPGLPAHGPQDYINCTLLGSIDKHFKKD; encoded by the exons ATGGCATCGAGTTGCAACAAGGCCTTTGCTGACAGTTACATGATACTGAAACCAGAAGAAGCTCATTTATTTGATATTGGTCGTGTGTTGTTTTCGCGCAACATAGGACATAGAAAATTTGTGGAGAGCCACGATGATGAGGTAAAAGGGAGCTTGCGGTATAGAATTCTTATATTTGTGTCTGTtttgcttcagaagttcttgcTCCACATCGCTAAGCCACTTGCCAACTTCGGTTCTTTCATGGAGCTCGTGATCAACCTGCTTGTCCTCAACGGGGGTCTCGCCATGACCATCATTAACCTTCTCACAG GTCATCTGATATTCCCGGATCGTAAATCACCAAGATTTCTATCTTGTATTGGGAATTTGGACGCTCGATCAAAgttggaagctctcaagagggaAGATAGCAGATACTATGTTTTACTGGCCATGATGGCTTCAAAAGCATCCTATGAGAATGCAGCTTACCTTAAATATACAATCACAAATGACTGGAAG ATGGAATTTGTGGGATTTTATGACTGCTGGAATG ATTATCAAGGAAAGGCCACAACCCAAGTATTGATTTTGTTGGACAAACACGAGGACCGTGACACTTATGTGGTGGCTTTCCGAGGGACAGAACCCTTTGATTCAGATGCATGGTGCACTGATCTTGACATCTCATGGTATGGAATCCCTGGAATTGGAAAAATACACGGTGGTTTCATGAAAGCCTTAGGGCTACAAAAAAACATGGGGTGGCCAAAGGAAATTCAAAGAGATGAAAACCTTGCACCCCTTGCATACTATGTTATTAGGGACATCCTGAGAAAAGGTTTGAGTGAAAATCCTAAAGCAAAGTTCATAGTCACGGGACATAGCTTGGGTGGAGCACTTGCAATCCTCTTTCCCACGATCATGTTCTTGCATGATGAGAAGTTGTTGATGGAGAGGTTGGAAGGGATCTACACTTTTGGACAGCCAAGAGTTGGAAATGAAGATTATGCAGATTTCATGAGACAAAAGTTGAAGGAAAATTCTATTAGATATTGCAGGTTTGTTTATTGCAATGATATTGTTCCTAGGTTGCCATATGATGATAAGGACTTGCTCTTCAAGCACTTTGGGGTCTGCCTTTTCTTTAATAGGCGCTATGAACTCCGT GTTCTTGAAGAGGAACCAAATCCGAACTATTTCTCGCCATGGTGTGTGATACCCATGATATTTAATGCTATCATGGAAATGATAAGGAGCTTCACCATTGCGTACAAAAATGGACCACACTACAGAGAAGGGTggtttctcttctctttcaggATGATTGGTTTACTCATCCCTGGGCTACCAGCTCATGGTCCACAGGATTATATTAACTGCACTCTCCTGGGATCCATTGACAAACATTTCAAAAAAGATTGA